The following coding sequences lie in one Osmerus mordax isolate fOsmMor3 chromosome 13, fOsmMor3.pri, whole genome shotgun sequence genomic window:
- the paqr5b gene encoding membrane progestin receptor gamma-B isoform X1, which yields MLSLIKLPRVFTINQVPKVFHEDSIISGYRHPRSSATDCILSLFQLTNETLNIWTHFLPTWYFLWKLLMVLLMQDVWEDSFTWPLLVFLVSCCVYPLASSCAHTFSSMSTRARHVCFFFDYGALSFYSLGSAITYSAYVIPDKWVKSTFHQYFLFFAIINTVVCTCLACYSRLGLPFLQYNNDSVKRFTESPKFGKGFRIIAFAYPYMFDNIPLFYRIFLCTGESCTTNDTNPLHLRHIALAFLTAFLFATHLPERLAPGSFDYIGHSHQLFHVCGIIGTHFQMEAIEQDMMARRDWLLTHSLPITFANTMGAALMCVVLSLLIIFLFSLPLRSSAQGRKICDNDMKSCCHS from the exons ATGCTCAGCCTGATCAAACTACCCCGTGTCTTCACGATCAACCAAGTACCCAAA GTGTTCCATGAGGACAGCATCATCTCTGGCTATCGCCACCCGCGCAGCTCGGCAACTGATTGCATCCTGAGCCTCTTCCAACTGACCAATGAGACGCTCAATATATGGACCCACTTCCTTCCTACCTG GTACTTCCTGTGGAAGTTGCTGATGGTGCTTTTGATGCAGGACGTCTGGGAGGACTCGTTCACCTGGCCCCTCCTGGTCTTCCTGGTGTCGTGTTGCGTGTACCCACTAGCGTCCAGCTGCGCTCACACCTTCAGCTCTATGTCCACCCGTGCCCGCCATGTCTGCTTTTTTTTCGACTATGGAGCACTGAGTTTCTACAGTCTAG GTTCTGCCATCACCTACTCTGCCTATGTCATCCCTGATAAGTGGGTGAAAAGCACATTCCACCAATACTTCCTCTTCTTCGCCATTATTAACACTGTTGTCTGCACTTGCTTAGCCTGTTATTCAAG GCTTGGCCTGCCATTTCTACAATATAACAATGACAGCGTAAAAAG ATTCACAGAAAGTCCAAAGTTTGGAAAAGGTTTTCGTATTATTGCCTTCGCCTACCCCTACATGTTTGACAACATTCCGCTCTTTTACAGG ATCTTTTTGTGTACAGGTGAAAGCTGCACAACCAATGACACCAATCCTCTGCATTTACGTCACATTGCTCTAGCCTTCCTTACTGCCTTTCTCTTTGCCACACATCTACCAGAGCGCCTGGCCCCTGGGAGTTTTGATTACATAG GCCACAGCCACCAATTGTTTCATGTGTGCGGCATCATTGGCACCCACTTCCAGATGGAGGCAATTGAGCAGGACATGATGGCGAGACGGGACTggctcctcacacactccctgcccATCACCTTCGCTAACACGATGGGAGCTGCACTGATGTGTGTAGTTCTTAGTCTTCTAATCATTTTCCTCTTCAGTCTACCTCTGCGGTCATCTGCACAAGGGAGAAAAATCTGTGATAATGACATGAAGTCATGTTGCCACTCCTAA
- the paqr5b gene encoding membrane progestin receptor gamma-B isoform X2, translating into MLSLIKLPRVFTINQVPKVFHEDSIISGYRHPRSSATDCILSLFQLTNETLNIWTHFLPTWYFLWKLLMVLLMQDVWEDSFTWPLLVFLVSCCVYPLASSCAHTFSSMSTRARHVCFFFDYGALSFYSLGSAITYSAYVIPDKWVKSTFHQYFLFFAIINTVVCTCLACYSRFTESPKFGKGFRIIAFAYPYMFDNIPLFYRIFLCTGESCTTNDTNPLHLRHIALAFLTAFLFATHLPERLAPGSFDYIGHSHQLFHVCGIIGTHFQMEAIEQDMMARRDWLLTHSLPITFANTMGAALMCVVLSLLIIFLFSLPLRSSAQGRKICDNDMKSCCHS; encoded by the exons ATGCTCAGCCTGATCAAACTACCCCGTGTCTTCACGATCAACCAAGTACCCAAA GTGTTCCATGAGGACAGCATCATCTCTGGCTATCGCCACCCGCGCAGCTCGGCAACTGATTGCATCCTGAGCCTCTTCCAACTGACCAATGAGACGCTCAATATATGGACCCACTTCCTTCCTACCTG GTACTTCCTGTGGAAGTTGCTGATGGTGCTTTTGATGCAGGACGTCTGGGAGGACTCGTTCACCTGGCCCCTCCTGGTCTTCCTGGTGTCGTGTTGCGTGTACCCACTAGCGTCCAGCTGCGCTCACACCTTCAGCTCTATGTCCACCCGTGCCCGCCATGTCTGCTTTTTTTTCGACTATGGAGCACTGAGTTTCTACAGTCTAG GTTCTGCCATCACCTACTCTGCCTATGTCATCCCTGATAAGTGGGTGAAAAGCACATTCCACCAATACTTCCTCTTCTTCGCCATTATTAACACTGTTGTCTGCACTTGCTTAGCCTGTTATTCAAG ATTCACAGAAAGTCCAAAGTTTGGAAAAGGTTTTCGTATTATTGCCTTCGCCTACCCCTACATGTTTGACAACATTCCGCTCTTTTACAGG ATCTTTTTGTGTACAGGTGAAAGCTGCACAACCAATGACACCAATCCTCTGCATTTACGTCACATTGCTCTAGCCTTCCTTACTGCCTTTCTCTTTGCCACACATCTACCAGAGCGCCTGGCCCCTGGGAGTTTTGATTACATAG GCCACAGCCACCAATTGTTTCATGTGTGCGGCATCATTGGCACCCACTTCCAGATGGAGGCAATTGAGCAGGACATGATGGCGAGACGGGACTggctcctcacacactccctgcccATCACCTTCGCTAACACGATGGGAGCTGCACTGATGTGTGTAGTTCTTAGTCTTCTAATCATTTTCCTCTTCAGTCTACCTCTGCGGTCATCTGCACAAGGGAGAAAAATCTGTGATAATGACATGAAGTCATGTTGCCACTCCTAA
- the paqr5b gene encoding membrane progestin receptor gamma-B isoform X3, translating to MVLLMQDVWEDSFTWPLLVFLVSCCVYPLASSCAHTFSSMSTRARHVCFFFDYGALSFYSLGSAITYSAYVIPDKWVKSTFHQYFLFFAIINTVVCTCLACYSRLGLPFLQYNNDSVKRFTESPKFGKGFRIIAFAYPYMFDNIPLFYRIFLCTGESCTTNDTNPLHLRHIALAFLTAFLFATHLPERLAPGSFDYIGHSHQLFHVCGIIGTHFQMEAIEQDMMARRDWLLTHSLPITFANTMGAALMCVVLSLLIIFLFSLPLRSSAQGRKICDNDMKSCCHS from the exons ATGGTGCTTTTGATGCAGGACGTCTGGGAGGACTCGTTCACCTGGCCCCTCCTGGTCTTCCTGGTGTCGTGTTGCGTGTACCCACTAGCGTCCAGCTGCGCTCACACCTTCAGCTCTATGTCCACCCGTGCCCGCCATGTCTGCTTTTTTTTCGACTATGGAGCACTGAGTTTCTACAGTCTAG GTTCTGCCATCACCTACTCTGCCTATGTCATCCCTGATAAGTGGGTGAAAAGCACATTCCACCAATACTTCCTCTTCTTCGCCATTATTAACACTGTTGTCTGCACTTGCTTAGCCTGTTATTCAAG GCTTGGCCTGCCATTTCTACAATATAACAATGACAGCGTAAAAAG ATTCACAGAAAGTCCAAAGTTTGGAAAAGGTTTTCGTATTATTGCCTTCGCCTACCCCTACATGTTTGACAACATTCCGCTCTTTTACAGG ATCTTTTTGTGTACAGGTGAAAGCTGCACAACCAATGACACCAATCCTCTGCATTTACGTCACATTGCTCTAGCCTTCCTTACTGCCTTTCTCTTTGCCACACATCTACCAGAGCGCCTGGCCCCTGGGAGTTTTGATTACATAG GCCACAGCCACCAATTGTTTCATGTGTGCGGCATCATTGGCACCCACTTCCAGATGGAGGCAATTGAGCAGGACATGATGGCGAGACGGGACTggctcctcacacactccctgcccATCACCTTCGCTAACACGATGGGAGCTGCACTGATGTGTGTAGTTCTTAGTCTTCTAATCATTTTCCTCTTCAGTCTACCTCTGCGGTCATCTGCACAAGGGAGAAAAATCTGTGATAATGACATGAAGTCATGTTGCCACTCCTAA
- the glceb gene encoding D-glucuronyl C5-epimerase B: MRCLAARVNYKTLIVICALFTLITVLLWNRCSSDTALHFLPRAPPVAPSPKGGDASISSQQQQPPQPPEPPPVVGGIKYEEIDCLINDDVTIKGRREGGDVYFPFSWMEKYFEVYGKVVQYDGYDRFEFQHSYSKVYAQREPYHPDGVFMSFEGYNVEVRDRVKCISGVEGVPLSTQWGPQGYFYAIQIAQYGLSHYSKNLTERPPHVEVYDTAEERDSRPASPGSWSVSKGCSLTRVHDKGRATSVRQFSAPENSEGISLPLGNSKDFIISFDLKFTSNGSVSVVLETTEKGALFVIHYITTSQLIAFKDRDITYGIGPRGTWTTVTRDLLTDLRKGVGLSNTKAVKATKIMPRRVVRLVLRGRGAIDNITISTTAHTAAFFAASDWLVRNQDERGGWPIMVTRKLGEGFRPLEPGWYSAMAQGQAMSTLVRAYLLTKDPSYLNAALKAVGPYKMPSEQHGVKAVFMNKYDWYEEYPTTPSSFVLNGFIYSLLGLYDLAETAGDKLGHEAGQLFSRGMESLKAMLPLYDTGSGSIYDLRHYMLGTAPNLARWDYHTTHINQLQLLASVDNAPIFRDVVKRWKSYLKGGRAKHN; the protein is encoded by the exons ATGCGTTGCCTGGCAGCCCGGGTCAACTACAAGACCCTGATCGTCATCTGCGCCCTTTTTACCCTCATCACCGTGCTGCTGTGGAATCGCTGCTCCAGCGACACCGCCCTGCACTTCCTGCCCCGGGCTCCCCCGGTGGCACCCAGCCCCAAGGGCGGAGATGCCAGCATCAGCAGCCAGCAGCAACAGCCTCCGCAGCCTCCCGAACCGCCGCCCGTAGTGGGCGGGATCAAGTACGAAGAGATTGACTGTTTGATCAATGACGATGTTACGATAAAGGGTCGAAGAGAAGGTGGGGATGTGTACTTTCCCTTCAGTTGGATGGAGAAGTACTTTGAGGTGTACGGGAAGGTGGTGCAGTATGACGGCTATGACCGCTTTGAGTTCCAGCACAGCTACTCAAAAGTGTACGCTCAGCGTGAGCCGTACCACCCTGACGGAGTGTTCATGTCCTTCGAGGGTTACAACGTGGAGGTGCGCGACCGCGTCAAGTGCATCAGTGGAGTGGAAG GTGTGCCCCTCTCCACCCAGTGGGGCCCCCAGGGCTACTTCTATGCCATCCAGATCGCCCAGTACGGTCTGAGCCACTACAGCAAGAACCTGACGGAGCGCCCCCCCCACGTGGAGGTGTATGACACGGCCGAAGAGAGGGacagccggccagccagcccCGGCTCCTGGAGTGTGTCCAAGGGCTGCAGCCTGACGCGAGTCCACGACAAGGGGCGTGCCACCTCCGTACGACAGTTCAGCGCGCCAG AAAACTCTGAGGGCATCTCGCTCCCATTGGGCAACTCCAAGGACTTTATCATCTCCTTCGACCTGAAGTTTACCTCCAACGGCAGCGTGTCAGTGGTCCTGGAGACCACGGAAAAGGGCGCGCTTTTCGTCATCCATTACATCACCACCAGTCAGCTCATTGCCTTCAAGGACCGTGACATTACCTATGGCATTGGGCCACGTGGCACCTGGACTACAGTGACCCGCGACCTGCTTACCGACCTTCGAAAGGGAGTGGGACTATCCAACACTAAGGCTGTTAAGGCCACCAAG ATAATGCCCAGGCGTGTGGTGCGCTTGGTGCTTCGTGGGCGCGGCGCCATCGACAACATCACCATCTCCACAACGGCGCACACTGCTGCCTTCTTTGCTGCCAGTGACTGGCTGGTGCGTAACCAGGACGAGCGCGGCGGTTGGCCCATCATGGTCACCCGCAAGCTGGGCGAGGGCTTCCGCCCGCTGGAGCCTGGCTGGTACTCGGCCATGGCCCAGGGCCAGGCCATGTCCACACTGGTCAGAGCGTACCTGCTAACCAAGGACCCGTCATACCTCAACGCCGCCCTCAAGGCAGTAGGACCCTACAAAATGCCCTCAGAGCAGCACGGAGTCAAAGCCGTCTTCATGAACAAATACGACTGGTACGAGGAGTACCCCACCACGCCCAGCTCCTTCGTCCTCAACGGCTTCATCTACTCCCTCCTCGGACTGTACGACTTGGCCGAGACAGCGGGCGACAAGTTAGGGCATGAGGCAGGACAGTTGTTCAGCCGGGGCATGGAGTCTCTGAAAGCGATGCTGCCCCTCTATGACACAGGCTCGGGGAGCATATACGACCTGCGGCACTACATGTTGGGCACAGCACCTAACCTGGCGCGCTGGGACTACCACACCACGCACATTAACCAGCTGCAGCTGCTGGCGTCGGTGGACAATGCGCCCATCTTCAGGGACGTGGTGAAGCGCTGGAAGAGTTACCTAAAAGGGGGTCGCGCCAAGCACAATTAG